From Pan troglodytes isolate AG18354 chromosome 9, NHGRI_mPanTro3-v2.0_pri, whole genome shotgun sequence, the proteins below share one genomic window:
- the LOC451204 gene encoding olfactory receptor 9I1-like: MAKRNLSTVTEFILVVFTDHPELAVPLFLVFLSFYLVTFLGNGGMIILIQVDAQLHTPMYFFLSHLAFLDACCASVITPQILATLATDKIVISYGCRAVQFSFFTICAGTECYLLSVMAYDCFVAISNPLHYNMTMTPGTCRVFLASAFICGVSGAILHTMCTFTLSFCCDNQINFFFCDLSPLLKLACSSMTQTEIVILLCAKCMFLANVMVILISYMLIIRAILRVKLAGG, encoded by the coding sequence ATGGCCAAAAGAAATCTCAGCACTGTGACAGAGTTCATTCTTGTAGTCTTCACAGATCACCCTGAACTGGCAGTTCCACTCTTCCTAGTGTTTCTCAGCTTCTATCTTGTCACTTTTCTGGGGAATGGGGGGATGATCATTCTAATCCAAGTGGATGCCCAActccacacccccatgtacttcttcctgaGCCACCTTGCTTTCCTGGATGCCTGCTGTGCCTCAGTAATCACCCCTCAGATTCTGGCCACACTGGCCACAGACAAGATAGTTATCTCCTATGGCTGCCGTGCTGTGCAGTTCTCTTTCTTCACCATCTGTGCAGGCACAGAGTGTTACCTGCTGTCAGTGATGGCCTATGACTGCTTTGTTGCCATTAGCAATCCACTGCACTATAACATGACCATGACTCCAGGTACCTGCAGGGTCTTTTTGGCCAGTGCCTTCATCTGTGGGGTGTCAGGGGCCATTTTGCATACCATGTGCACCTTCACCCTCTCCTTCTGTTGTGACAATCAGATCAACTTCTTCTTCTGTGACCTCTCACCCCTGCTGAAGCTCGCCTGCAGTAGCATGACACAAACTGAGATTGTCATTCTCCTTTGTGCAAAATGCATGTTCCTAGCCAATGTCATGGTTATCCTGATCTCCTACATGCTCATTATCAGAGCCATTTTGAGGGTGAAGTTGGCAGGTGGGTAA